In the genome of Ananas comosus cultivar F153 linkage group 11, ASM154086v1, whole genome shotgun sequence, one region contains:
- the LOC109717025 gene encoding palmitoyl-acyl carrier protein thioesterase, chloroplastic-like yields MCSSAGESDPRSRKLNKSSVKVNGTHSTALPHAATKLETFSTSAVAFVEDVAGERSRQNIPTEKQNADPFRQGLIVEGGVGYRQTVVIRSYEVGPDKTATLETILNLLQETALNHVWMSGLLGDGFGATHGMIRNNLIWVVTRMHVQVDQYPIWGEVLEIDTWVGASGKNGMRRDWLIQSRLTGVVFARATSTWVMMNKQTRRLSKMPEEVRDEISPWFIERQAIKEDVPEKIIKLDDDAKYVDSDLKPKRSDLDMNHHVNNVKYVRWMLETIPVQFPENYELSSIILEYRRECGSSDTVQSICEPDEGSIPEDDNISIIKDFSLAPEILDGCGLSGTFDKWPTKYTHLLQIKGQQKYEEIVRGRTTWRKKLFNTY; encoded by the exons ATGTGCTCCTCCGCAGGAGAATCTGATCCCAGAAGCCGTAAGCTGAACAAAAGCTCCGTCAAAGTGAATGGCACCCACAGTACTGCCCTCCCGCACGCTGCAACCAAGCTGGAGACCTTCAGTACTTCTGCCGTCGCTTTCGTCGAAGATGTCGCGGGAGAGCGCAGCAGGCAAAACATTCCCACCGAGAAGCAGAATGCCGATCCTTTCCGACAAGGACTCATCGTCGAAGGTGGAGTCGGATATCGGCAGACCGTCGTCATCCGGTCCTACGAAGTCGGTCCCGATAAAACCGCGACTCTCGAGACCATCCTCAACCTTCTTCAG GAAACTGCACTGAATCATGTGTGGATGTCGGGTCTACTTGGCGACGGATTCGGAGCCACGCATGGTATGATAAGAAATAATCTCATATGGGTGGTTACAAGGATGCACGTCCAAGTTGATCAGTACCCAATCTG GGGAGAGGTGCTCGAGATTGACACATGGGTCGGCGCCTCAGGGAAGAACGGGATGCGGAGAGATTGGTTGATCCAAAGCCGCCTCACGGGGGTCGTCTTTGCGCGCGCAACAAG TACATGGGTCATGATGAACAAACAAACAAGGCGCCTTTCGAAGATGCCAGAAGAGGTAAGAGATGAGATCTCGCCATGGTTCATAGAGAGACAGGCAATCAAAGAGGATGTGCCTGAGAAGATCATCAAGCTTGATGACGATGCCAAGTACGTCGACTCGGATTTGAAG CCGAAGCGGAGCGATTTGGACATGAATCACCATGTCAACAACGTTAAGTACGTAAGATGGATGCTCGAG ACTATCCCTGTCCAATTTCCGGAGAATTACGAACTTTCCAGTATCATACTAGAGTACAGAAGGGAATGCGGGAGTTCAGACACTGTGCAATCTATTTGTGAGCCTGATGAAGGTTCAATCCCAGAAGATGATAATATCAGCATAATCAAAGATTTCTCCCTAGCACCCGAAATTCTTGATGGGTGTGGCCTCTCCGGCACCTTCGACAAATGGCCAACAAAATATACCCACCTTCTTCAAATAAAAGGACAGCAGAAATATGAAGAGATTGTCAGGGGGAGGACTACTTGGCGGAAAAAGTTATTTAACACTTATTAA